The DNA segment TCCAAGTAAAACAATCCGTTTGTCACGTTTGTATGAACACACAATCTGTTTCCTAACACTTCTCATCCTAGGAACAGGTTGTGCCTCCAAAGGGTATTCCTACCAAGGGAATCCACTTTTTGGTTGGATGGAAGCATCTGGGGAAGTACGAACCACTGACCCGTTTCCGATCCTCAAACGGTACCCAACCTTTCATGCCATCGACTTTGAATTTCCTGTAGGGGGAAAGTATGCGGATGGGTATTACCTAGCGCAAAAGTTTGGGGTCGAAAATGCAAAGTTTGGTGGCCGAAAACACTTAGGTGAAGATTGGAATGCACTCACTGGTGGTGACTCTGATTATGCAGCCCCAGTGTATGCTTTTGGTAATGGGGTGGTTTCCGAAATTGCCGATTATGGTGGTGGTTGGGGAAAAGTGATTCGGATTGTACACCAACAGAATTTGCCAAATGGAAAATTCTATTATTTAGAAACGGTTTATGCCCATCTCCACACAATCGATGTAGAACCAGGCCAACTTGTGAAAAAAACCGAATGGATTGGAACCATTGGTGATGCGGGGGGAAGTTATCCCGCCCACCTCCACTTTGAGTTACGATCCAAAATTGGTGCCCCGTTAGGTGGGGGTTATGGTCTCAATACAGATGGATTTTTACCACCAACTCGGTGGCTTATGCAATACGGTCCCAATGAAAAGTCATTTAGCGAAGAGACCTTCCAATGGATGGGAGAAAAAAACGGAACCCTTTGAAGGAATCGTTAGAGGTAACGATTCAAACAAGAAACCGAATTTTACGTTTAAAAGCTTCTGATAAACTCCAATACTTCGTCTTCTTTTTCAGCATTTGTGTCATAAAAATTACAATGGATTTCGTAAAGGTCTTCCTGATCTACTTTCTCTGACTTTAAGGTTTTCACAAGAAAGTCAATAGAACCTGTCATCGAAATCATTTTTAAAGAGATTCTTAAAATCGAAGGCACTTCAATGTCATAAGGATGGAAAAATTTGATTCCCCTGGCACTGATATGTTTTTTCGAATCATAATCCTTTAATGATTCCAATTGAACTTCAAATGTAGAGGGAATTTCGGTATAATGATTTGGTTTCATGGTCTTAGTGTATACTGCAACAAACATAGGATTCAGAATACTCGTATTCAATTACTATTTTATTACGGATGTATAAATCTTTATGCAAAAACGACATTAAACCCTGCAAGTAAGACAAGTAAGATCACACCCCAAGCCAAAATCCGCGGATCCCAGAAGGCATTGGTTTTGTCTCTGTTTGCATACACTAACCCATGTAAGTCTCTGGTTTCATCCTCATTTTCGATGATACTGACAACAACCATCACTAGAAAACAAAACACACCCGAATAGATTGCACCATAAAAATTGGATACCATATCCGATTTGTAAGATAACATATTGTTAACATACAAAAAGTAATGGAATAGCCCACTTGCCGTCCCCACTAACATCCCATAAAAAGCACTCCACTTGGATGCTTTTTTCCAAAACATTCCCAGTAAAAAAATCGAAATCAGTGGAGCATTAAAAAAGGAAAACAACAACTGAATGTAGTTCATGATGTTTTCAAATTGCATCGCAATGTAAGAAGTGAATATGGCAAACACAACCGCAACCATCGTACTTTGTTTTCCTATTTTTAAATATGTTTTGTCATCCTTATCTTTGCTAATGTAGGTTTGGTAAATATCATATGTAAAAATTGTATTCATCGCTGTTACAGAACTAGACATCCCCGCCATAAAGGCAGCGAGTAGTGCCGTTGTGCCAAGACCGAGCATACCTGATGGATAAAAGTTCTTTAATAAAATGAGAAAACTTTTATTATACTCTCCATTCATTTCTGTGGAGTATTCCGCAAGTGCAATGAGTCCTGGAATGACAGTGAGAAATGGTAAAAATAATTTAAACATTGCACCGATGAGTGGTGTTCTCCTTGCGGCTCTATAATCTTTTGCGGCCATTGCCCTTTGCACTTCTGCAAACCCACAAGTCCAATAGGAAAAAGACAAAACAAATCCAAGTCCCACAGTCACACTTAAAACATCCCAACCAAGTTCATTTTGTCCACCAGGTAAACCTACCCACATATGTTTGTGTGACTCTGGGATTTTTTGCATGAGACCATCCCAACCACCTAATCTCGTTAAGCCGACAATGACCAATGGAAACAGTCCGAGCACAGTTAGAAAAAACTGCATCACTTCTGTATAAATGGAGGAACTAAGTCCACCGAAGTATGTATAAATGAGAACGATGAGGGCACTAAATAAAATGGATAGGTGCGGGTTCCAACCAAATAAGGTTTCAAACACAAGGGATAAGGAATACAGATAAATCCCAGAGCCCAAAGCAAGAGATAACAATGTGATGAGTGAATTTACGAGATGGGCTGGTCTATTAAAACGGTATCGCAAGTATTCGGGAACACTTCGTATCTTTGTAGAATAATAAAACGGCATCATAAAGATCCCAAGAAAAATCATCCCTGGAATGGCACCCAAGTAATAAAAATGAAAGGTCAAAAACCCGTATTCTGCCCCACTCGCACTCATTCCTAACAATTCTAAGGCGGAAATATTGGCAGAAATGAACGCAATCCCGGTAATCCAGCTGGGGATTTTCCGCCCTGCCAGTAAAAAATCCGTAGAATGGTTCATGGATCGTTTCAAAAGCATCCCAATCACCACCATAAAACCTACAAATACAAGGATGATCGCGTAATCAATGGGCTTTAAGGCAACAAACATAGGTTTGAAAGGGAATCCGAGAAAAAGACTTTGTAAAGTGGAAATCCCAAAGAGGGGGTCTCCCCCCATATTTTCCTTAAAAATTTTCCAAAGTCGCCGACAAACCTAGTAACACTTTCTTTGAAAAAGACTTTTCGAATTATGTCACATTGATAGATTCGGAACCACCAGGAGGATCTATGTTCTACCTTCTCTTAGCCCTTCTCCATGAAGATTATGCTTCTGGGAGAATTGATTTTGCTACCTATTTTGAAAATACGGTCCTCCTTGCCCTCGACCACGAACGCATCAAATCCAACTTAGAACAAAGCAAAGCCGCCTAAATCTAAGCCTGACATCTAATTCCTGGGGGTGTACAACCAGTCCTTCCAGGAATTTTCTCCTTGTTCTGGGAAGTCCTCTCTGTACGGTAACAGAAAAATCATTTCTCAGGAAGATCCAATGACTTCGGCAAAACTCCTTACCGGTACCCTCCAAAATTCGCAAAAATTTTTCCTTCAATTCGGAGGACAGGGTTCCCCTTACCTCAAAGAACTCGTAAAATTGTATGCAGAACCAGAATTAAAAGAATTTTTCGAAACTAGTTTCAAAACACTTGGTGAAATCGCAGCGCGTGATGGAAAAAACCCTCTCCTAAACGAAGGACTTGATTTTAAATCATGGATTGAAAATCCAGATGCAGCACCAAACGAAGATTATTTGGCACGTGCACCTATTTCTGTTCCTGGGATTTTTATGACCCAAATTGCAAACTATGTTTTAGTTTCCAAACGTGGTTACCCAACTGCTGAACTTATGAAAGCAACTGGTGCTGCCAGTGGTCATAGCCAAGGAGTCATCGCATCTGCACTTGTGGGTCTTGGAAAAGAAGGAGCAGATTTCTTAAAAGCTTACTCAGACTTTTTAAAATTTGTTTTTTATCTTGGATTCAATGGACAAAAAGTATATCCTAACTTCCAAGTTTCCGAAGACATCGTCAAAGAAAACGAGACAAACGGTGACAAAAATCCAGCACCAATGGTGGCTGTGATTGGTTATACAAAAGATGAACTCGAAGACCGAGTGAAAAAAACAAACGAATCTCTTGGACTCAAAGGCCAAGATACAGTATTTATCTCTCTTTACAACACGCCTGATTCGATGATTCTTTCGGCACTTCCATCTTCTCTTCTCGCCTTCCGTAAACAATGGAAAGCTGAAATGGACGAAAAGAAATTTAAGTTTGTCTACTTAAAAACAACTGCACCTTTCCACTGCCCATTTATGGAATCTTCACTAGATAAATTCAATGCAGACGATGCATCTGTGGTTCCTTTCCCATACACTGGTGCTGACTTAAAAGTTCCTGTTTACAGCATCTACGATGGTCATAATTTACAAAAAGATGGAAATCTTCGTGATATCCTATTCAAAATGGTACTCATTGAACCACTTTATTGGGATTTGGCGATCGCTCCTATTTTTAACGACAGTGCAATTACTACCATCATTGACTTTGGACCAAGTGTTGTGAGCCAAAGACTTACAGGTGGACACCTCAAAGCAAAAAACATCGAAAAACAATCTTTATGTGCTTCTAACGCAAAAGAATTAAAGGTGATTCTCGAAGTTTAATGAACCCTTCTACAGCTCGGGCCGCTTCTAAATTAAATCTAATCCGCCTTCTGGCTTCCCACCCAGAAGGATTGTCTTTAGAAGAAATCCAAGGAGTGACGGGACACAAATCCATCTCCTCTCTCAAAAAAGATTTGGGAGAGTTGTATATGATTGAGATGTATCCGTATTCGCCATCAGATGCCGTAGATTTAGACTTTGATGGTGATAAGGTTAAAATTAGACTCCCCATCGCAGTTGACTCTGCCCTTCCCCTTTCTCCTAAAGAATGGGCAAACCTTCGTTCTCTACTTGTTTCCGAGAAAGGCCAAGAAAATCCTTCAACCAAACAATCCATCTTACAAAAAATAGATTCTGTTTTACCATCGGGAGAATGGTCTCCTCATCAAAAAACAAAAGAAATGATCCAAGATGCCATTCGTTCCAAAAAAACACTAACAATTGTTTATTGGAAACGAAATACAAAAGAAAAGGAAACAAGAACTCTTGCTCCTTGGTTATTACTGGAAGAAAATGAATCTTACTTACTAGCGTATGATGTGAATAAGGAAGGATTTCGTTCCTTCCGATTGGATTACATTTTGGATGTAACTCTCACCAATTTAGATTTTCCCAAAATACCAGAAACAGCTGGTGAGTTTTTAGTTGGTTTCCAACAAAAGTTTCAAAAAGAATCAAGTTCCGAAACAAATGTAACGCTTTGGGTAACAGACTCTGCTTCCTATCATTTGGGACTCAAACTCCCAATCAAAGAAACAGGGAAGACAAAACAAATTAGAAACACAATGTATCGACAGTTCCAAACTCCGATGCGAGATGAAAATTGGCTCATCCAAACCATCCTGGGTTATGGTCCTTCTGTTTTAGTAGCGGAACCAAAAGAAATCCAAGACTCCATCAAACTCCATTTACAATCCATTTCTCTTTCGAAACAAAACGACTCCATCTCACACTAGAGGTTATCCTTTGTTAACCAAAACCCATGCAAAGATTAACATTGGTTTGGTGATTCCTTACAAACGGGAAGATGGACTTCACGAAATCCGTAGTGTATTTGTTCCCATTGACTTTGGTGATCCCATGGAAATCCAAATCGAATCGTTACCAAAAGGGAATGAATCTAGATTTGAATTCCATTCCGTGAACCATTTACAAGGTTACCGGCATGAC comes from the Leptospira ellinghausenii genome and includes:
- a CDS encoding M23 family metallopeptidase translates to MFLLPANKSSWYPSKTIRLSRLYEHTICFLTLLILGTGCASKGYSYQGNPLFGWMEASGEVRTTDPFPILKRYPTFHAIDFEFPVGGKYADGYYLAQKFGVENAKFGGRKHLGEDWNALTGGDSDYAAPVYAFGNGVVSEIADYGGGWGKVIRIVHQQNLPNGKFYYLETVYAHLHTIDVEPGQLVKKTEWIGTIGDAGGSYPAHLHFELRSKIGAPLGGGYGLNTDGFLPPTRWLMQYGPNEKSFSEETFQWMGEKNGTL
- a CDS encoding sodium:solute symporter family protein produces the protein MGGDPLFGISTLQSLFLGFPFKPMFVALKPIDYAIILVFVGFMVVIGMLLKRSMNHSTDFLLAGRKIPSWITGIAFISANISALELLGMSASGAEYGFLTFHFYYLGAIPGMIFLGIFMMPFYYSTKIRSVPEYLRYRFNRPAHLVNSLITLLSLALGSGIYLYSLSLVFETLFGWNPHLSILFSALIVLIYTYFGGLSSSIYTEVMQFFLTVLGLFPLVIVGLTRLGGWDGLMQKIPESHKHMWVGLPGGQNELGWDVLSVTVGLGFVLSFSYWTCGFAEVQRAMAAKDYRAARRTPLIGAMFKLFLPFLTVIPGLIALAEYSTEMNGEYNKSFLILLKNFYPSGMLGLGTTALLAAFMAGMSSSVTAMNTIFTYDIYQTYISKDKDDKTYLKIGKQSTMVAVVFAIFTSYIAMQFENIMNYIQLLFSFFNAPLISIFLLGMFWKKASKWSAFYGMLVGTASGLFHYFLYVNNMLSYKSDMVSNFYGAIYSGVFCFLVMVVVSIIENEDETRDLHGLVYANRDKTNAFWDPRILAWGVILLVLLAGFNVVFA
- a CDS encoding ACP S-malonyltransferase, whose translation is MTSAKLLTGTLQNSQKFFLQFGGQGSPYLKELVKLYAEPELKEFFETSFKTLGEIAARDGKNPLLNEGLDFKSWIENPDAAPNEDYLARAPISVPGIFMTQIANYVLVSKRGYPTAELMKATGAASGHSQGVIASALVGLGKEGADFLKAYSDFLKFVFYLGFNGQKVYPNFQVSEDIVKENETNGDKNPAPMVAVIGYTKDELEDRVKKTNESLGLKGQDTVFISLYNTPDSMILSALPSSLLAFRKQWKAEMDEKKFKFVYLKTTAPFHCPFMESSLDKFNADDASVVPFPYTGADLKVPVYSIYDGHNLQKDGNLRDILFKMVLIEPLYWDLAIAPIFNDSAITTIIDFGPSVVSQRLTGGHLKAKNIEKQSLCASNAKELKVILEV
- a CDS encoding helix-turn-helix transcriptional regulator yields the protein MNPSTARAASKLNLIRLLASHPEGLSLEEIQGVTGHKSISSLKKDLGELYMIEMYPYSPSDAVDLDFDGDKVKIRLPIAVDSALPLSPKEWANLRSLLVSEKGQENPSTKQSILQKIDSVLPSGEWSPHQKTKEMIQDAIRSKKTLTIVYWKRNTKEKETRTLAPWLLLEENESYLLAYDVNKEGFRSFRLDYILDVTLTNLDFPKIPETAGEFLVGFQQKFQKESSSETNVTLWVTDSASYHLGLKLPIKETGKTKQIRNTMYRQFQTPMRDENWLIQTILGYGPSVLVAEPKEIQDSIKLHLQSISLSKQNDSISH